The Megalobrama amblycephala isolate DHTTF-2021 linkage group LG20, ASM1881202v1, whole genome shotgun sequence genome includes a window with the following:
- the dnajc9 gene encoding dnaJ homolog subfamily C member 9, with product MGLLDQCEELFKTSNLYEVLGVCKEASDSEIRRGYYKVSLQVHPDRAPGDESATTKFQVLGKVYAVLADKDQRAVYDEQGIVDEESDSLDQDRNWEEHWRRLFPKITLQDILDFEKQYKGSEEEVEDLKRLYLQHEGDMDLIMESALCCTYEDEPRVRDILQKAIDAEEVPAYEVFTHESVKKKNNRKRKAEKERKEAEEMQKEMGLNSEDSLVAMIKQRQKSKENGFNSLISDLEAKYCKKPAAGKKGKKK from the exons ATGGGTTTACTGGATCAGTGTGAGGAGCTCTTCAAGACCTCTAATCTGTATGAAGTTCTGGGTGTTTGCAAAGAAGCGTCTGACTCCGAGATCAGGCGCGGCTATTATAAAGTCTCTCTGCAGGTTCATCCAGATCGAGCTCCTGGTGATGAGTCAGCCACCACCAAGTTTCAG GTCCTGGGAAAGGTTTATGCAGTGTTGGCTGATAAGGACCAAAGGGCGGTCTATGACGAACAGGGAATAGTGGATGAAGAGTCAGACTCCCTCGATCAAGATCGCAATTGGGAGGAGCACTGGAGAAGATTGTTTCCCAAG ATCACATTGCAAGACATCTTGGACTTTGAGAAGCAGTATAAAGGCTCTGAAGAAGAGGTAGAAGACTTAAAAAGACTGTACTTACAACATGAAGGTGACATGGATCTGATCATGGAGTCCGCCTTGTGCTGTACTTATGAAGATGAGCCACGTGTCAGAGACATACTACAGAAAGCCATTGATGCTGAAGAGGTGCCAGCCTATGAAGTCTTCACTCACGAGAGTGTCAAGAAGAAGAACAACCGCAAAAGAAAG GCTGAAAAAGAACGTAAGGAGGCAGAGGAAATGCAGAAGGAGATGGGCTTGAACAGTGAGGACAGCCTGGTAGCTATGATAAAG CAAAGGCAAAAGTCCAAAGAAAATGGCTTCAACTCTCTCATCTCAGATCTGGAGGCTAAATATTGCAAGAAACCAGCGGCAGGAAAGAAGGGCAAGAAAAAGTAA